The segment TATAAGGATacatttgtttttatatatgcGCAAATGTCATGAATGAACCTGTACGCTagcattaataataaaaaggaaattccATATAATATGAGTTCAATGTTATTTTTTCTTGGATGTCTTATTTTCTATTGTCCAATTGCCTTGCCACCAATTAATTAAGAAATAGGATTGAAAAAGAATAGCTTAGCAAAACTATATAGTTAATTTTTACATTCAAGTGAACTAAATGTGTTTTAGTTGTCTGTACTGTAGAATGATGGTATTAgaattgttgttcatcttgtattccaaacaaatttagaacaaaactttgaacatctttgtaagaaaataaagtttaataacattttcacaactagaaaattaaaactagtagcaaaactagaatcagaaacagattttaaaaaaaaatatacgaaatatttttcttaaagaagaattgttgttaatatgtgtctaaagaatcttaccgattccaacaaactttgcagaaacacgaagttaccaagtttaaagaaccagtgaagaacaaaagaagagaagaactgaaattaattcacaaatctaaagtttgtaaaacacgtaccagaatctgaaaatttttaataggaaaaagatcaactCCACTGAATTCACAATTTTcgcttaaggaaattattcccctctagtatccgaggtttgatttggaatatgacctcccagggtaaaatgatctcaatcactagagtatagataccaaaaactctggtgtcagcgaaccactcaacggcagcaaagtacacttagaatactagatttagtagttgaagaagaagtccatgaattctatattaaaatgagaggaaatccctcaatttatagaaaacaaagggtggTGCGAAaaagttcttattgtgccttactggaaaggtcacaaacctttggaaaagtcacaatctttcagaatggtcgtcatctttcataaaagtcacaactttccataaaagtcacaacttttcataaaaattgtaacttttcatcaaagtcgcaacatttcataaaagtcacaactcttcataaaagtcgcaactcttctttttccattcacaccttttttaaaatccaacaatcccgcgcatgaatggggaatgactcgaagacaaagaaacgaacaagtatgtgtactttacaagcaagaattaattgcatctggataagtaggtttccccttggactttccgtagtgaacatacgtcggatatactcggtcaatcggtagatgcgatatctttgaaccgtcgaactttgatgtatacctagacaatcatatgtcacacaattaaccctttaccatctatggttcttacggttgtgttcgttttatccatgaacacctcctggtttcatgagagTATAGAGAGATaggcttttgacaatcatcttctttgaagtggcttacacttcacactcacataggtgatttctaaccgtattatcgcgtagatacactatttggtcaactctgtaaaacttagcaaatcattaaaactattaaactttattaacttattaacaagccttaatgttgtatccttgtccctaagcattgtcttcatcttgagaatggattgagtttattGATAATGCcgaaccgtcattcacaactttatttttctccttgaatctagctcttgggatctccagtctgctagatagagttaccgccatgatgacttgtcctaagccgtaaattcattcccttagatgatcttttaactttctctctagttaggattttttgtaagtggatctgacacattatcctttaactttacatagtcaattctgataattccactagagtagttttctaacagtatcatgtctatgtcgtatatgacgagactttccgttatacgtcatgctccatgccctacctattgcatattgactgtgaaagtgtatgcatactaatgccaatggtttgggccaaaattgaatatctatcaagaaatttcggagtcttttaacttattcaccgaccttatctagagaacctagctcaaagatcattgtagatCTAGCGATACttgtctcttttgaaatatttctaagagactgctcctctaccaatagtaaatacatctccactcgtgaattttacttcattcttccgatgattcaatttgcatcaccatatctttcaatattgtagaatattgttataatgcaagacatagttttaagtattattttaaatacttcaaaactctatttattgtcatctaatgaatttatttgggatcacttgtgaatcgactcagtttaaaataacaaatgctatatctgatcgcacacattatatgatatacatcGTGCTTCCCAAAACTATAGaacaatccaattgtgagtcacttttgttttcactcttttgaaatgcaaagctcacatttattggacacttgacaatattgacattcaaatatttgaactagttaagtaccttttcaataaAATGAGACcatgaaaatgctaaacattatggagttctacgaattcttatatctaagatcgcattagcaactctaataattttttattccacttgctttatagcatacatttagtagcatttatgtcattagtgtctctattgatgatcaacatataacaaatatacaaacaaacaatgaccttatgattttgatgtgaacacatttatgacttccatcattcttcaatccatttgccgacatggtttgattgaattatgtcattgtttttatgcttccataatgtgacttaacaagttcacatactttcttttattaccaggtaccacaaaaccctcgggttgttccatgtaaatttcttcctccaattctacatttaagaaagttcttttcacatcatttgatgaatttggaggtcatataccacattaataatttttgcatccgaatggatgtaattctaattactaacgagcatatatatatcgacaagatcaaaatcttaattttttttctaaatcctttgacacaaagtcttgctttatatttttcaacagttccatcaactggtatttttccttctaaagattcattttCAACCAAAAGGTttatttcttgaagaagatcaattaactttcaatattgtttattgatatgacagtagtttgatatttaactttccaaaaatatttctgcacaatgagatttatactatccattcttatcacttattatatatttttctacaCTGATTTTCAATTTCGGTATTACATTGcctagacatttctattgcttcatccttaccatttagcaaatagacatagtcatttctgatgcaattctcaataaaagtaacaaatactttttcccaccatgagatgatgttaacttcatatcatcaatgtcagtgtaaatcaattgtaagggattagaattcctttcaacagatttataagaatgctcaacatacttagattccacaaaaacttgatatttttatttattgtactCAAAATTAGGACAAACTTCTAAGTTTATCAGTTtttcttacaaggttttgtaattgacatgccccaagtgttcatgtcacaaacattgactcaagcaagtaagaacaaaaaaaacattgagtttgaaaaacTCTTCGCGAGATAGCTCTTttctcactaatattttgttcttatttcctacaattttatgtgatacaaatGATGAGAATATAATATCAATACCATTAACTTTCCTTTAGTAACAAATCAGTAGTTTTAGTTAATAGTTAGTTACAAAGTTACAAGTTCTTAGTTACAAGTTGTTAGTTTCCAATAGTTAGTTAGAAGTTAATTGTGCTATTCATCAAGGTTATATATAGGCTCATATTGTATTCATTTTAATCAATTCACAATCAATGCAATATACACTTCTTCTTCTCACAATCTGCTCTCAAGTTAAAGCTTTCAAGTTAAAGCTTTCAAGCTCAAGTAGAAGATCATCAATGGAGTTAAATCGATGGTGTTAATCTcttcatggtatcaaagcattggTGTCTAATTGGTCCTGTTTCGAAGTTGAATTGTGAGccattttgttgttgttatcaaCTGATTCGATTGATTGATTGAGAGGTTGTATTGTGAATTCTTTTtggtttcttcttctttctttctgaTCGAGGAAACACATTCATATCTTAGCAAgttctagatttttttttgtgttagatCTCTCACAGAAACACAATGACTGGCACTCAAGTTGGAGATGTTGCTTCTAGTTCAACTACATCTCGTTTGGATTTTTCCAGTCCCTTTTACCCTTATCCTTTAGAGAATGCAGGATCATCATTGTTACCTGGAGTCTTCGATGGTACTGGTTGCAGATCTTGGAGGAGAGCAGTCCTCAGAGCATTATCAGTTAAAAGTAAAATAGGTTTTATTAATGGAGCAATCGTGAAGCCTATATCTACTGATCCTAGCTTCATGCAGTGGGAAAGATGTGATGATATGGTCACATCTTGGATCTTGAATTCTTTGTCTCGAGAGTTGCGTGATAGCCTGCAATATGTGAATAATACCAAGGAGTTATGGGCAATATTAGAGGAAAGATATGATCAAACAAATGGATGTAAATTGTATCAGTTACAGAAGGAGATAAATGAGATTGTTCAAGGTACTTTAGACATCACTAAGTACTACACAACAATGAAAAAGCTGTGGGAGGAGATGAGCACAGATGACATTAATTCTCAATGCACATGTGTGTGTTCTTGTGGAGGTAAAACAAAACTACAAAAGGCTGAGCAAGACAGAAGATTGATACATTTTTTGATGGGGTTAAATGAAATGTATACTAGTGTTAGAGGTAGTATTCTCATGATGAACACTCTTCCTAGCATGGCTCAAGCTTTTGCTATTCTATGCCAAGAAGAAAAGCAAAGAGAAGTAAAGCCTCATAATCATACAGCGTTGGATTCTACTTCTCTCAATGCTTATGGACAATACCATAATAATGCAGGTTACAAAGGATTTAGAATAGATTATAGTTCATCTAAAGGGGCTGGATCCAGTTCTGGTAACAATATGTCTAGAGGGAATTCAAGTATCAATAGGTCTACCTTAGTATGTGACTATTGCAAGAAATCAGGACACACGAGAGATAGATGTTATAAACTTCATGGATATCCATCCAATCCAAAGTttcaaaagggaaaaagaacaaGTCCTGCAGCAAACATGTGTACTTCTGATATGAATGCACAACAATCTGAGGAAGAGCCTCAAATGGGAAAGCAGATGCCAATAAACCTATCCAAAGATCACTATGAACAATTACTCAACATCTTGGGAAATGTACAAACTGGAGGTTTTAATTCTGATAATTCAAACAGCATGATGAATGGGGCTGTGAATTTGGCAGGTATACTTGCTTGTTATTCCTTTATGAATGATATAGGTGATCTTTCTTGTGAATGTGTTAGGCTAACTGCTGGCTCTTGGATAACAGATTCAGGAGCATCACATCATATGACTTATGATAAAACCACTCTCACAAATATTAGAACACTTCCATATCCTTTCTTAATATCACTTCCAAATGGTTACAAGGTTAAAGTGACTCAAGTTGGTGATGCTTGTTTAAATCCAGTGTTAACTCTAAGCAAAGTGTTATTTATACCCAGCTTCAAGTTTAATCTCATTTCTGTTCATTGTTTAGCACTACAACTTAATGGAGTCATCagttttgataaattttcttgCTTATTGCAGGGCCCTTCTCTGAAGAGCCCTCTGGAGCTTGGTAAGGCCAAGAATGGTCTATATTTCTTGTGTCAAAAGTGTCACAATTGCTGCAAGTCTGCTGAAAAAAAGTCATCTCACTCTAGTTGTCATCTTGTTTCAAAGTTTCACAATGTATCTTCTGTAAGACAGTCTCAAATTTCTACTGCAAATAAAGCAAATTGTAAGACTTTATCTTCTTCTCATTCTAATGATAAATGTCTTTCATTTGCTGATATCTCTAGTCACACATACAATGATGATAAACCTCTATGGCATGCTAGATTAGGACATGTACCCTTTGTAAAGATGAAGAATATAACATCCATACCTGTAAACTTTTCTCCTAAACAAACTTTTTCATGCAATATGTGCCCTATGGCTAGGCAAACTAGGATGCCATTTCCAGAAAGTACATCTATCACTACCAAAATTTTTGAACTACTACATGTTGATTTATGGGGACCATATCACATTCCTACTCATGATGGTTACCATTATTTTCTTAACATGGTTGATGACTACAGTAGGTCCACTTAGACACAACTACTAAGATGCAAAAGTAATGCTCTTCAAACCATCAAAGCTTTTGTGTCCCTCATAGAAAACCAGTTTCAAACCAAGTTGAAAACCATAAGATCAGACAATGGTTTAGAATTTACCTCATCTGAAGTTGTACATTTATTTCAAACCAAAGGCATTATACATCAAAGGACCTGTCCAtatacacctcaacaaaatggggtGGTAGAGAGGAAACATAAGTACTTTCTTGAAACAGCAAGAGCACTGTTGTTTCAATCAAAGTTACCTTTGAGATACTGGGGAGAGTGTGTTTTGACTGCCACATACATAATAAACAGATTGCCAACTAAACTTCTTCAAAACAAATCTCCATATGAGATATTATACCTTAAACAGCCTACCTATTCTCATCTAAAGAGTTTTGGTTGTCCTTGTTTTCCAATTGTTTTAAAGACTCACAAGGATAAATTTGAACCAAGAGCCATTCCTCATATTTTTGTTGGTTATCCATTCAATACAAAAGGATACAAAGTCTTAAATCTAGCTACAAGGAAAGTTCATACATCCAGAGATGTTGTTTTTCATGAAAGAATGTTTCCTTTTGTTCATGTTCCTGATGATGACTCTAGTTTTAGTTCTGTCTTAAAGATGCTTACTCATTCTGCTAACATGCCTTGTATGCCTGGAAAAACAAACATATTTGCTACTGATGAAATGCTGGACAATCTTACACCACATGAAGTCACTGAAAATCAAGTAACCAATATCGCTAACATACATGAAACAACATCTGCTGATTCTACAACACAAGAACCTAGAAGAACTTCCAAAACAATAAATACTCCTAGTTATCTAAAGGATTATACATATACTCTACCTAAATTACATTCCCTCAATACTTTTGTCTCTCACAATAACCATGTATGCTTCAATAGTCTTTGTTCTGATAGCCAGCAGCTAGTCACAACTATTTCACATGAATGTGAACCTAATACCTTTGAAGAGGCAATATTGCACCCTGCTTGGCACAAGCCATGACAGATGAATTTGAAGCCTTACATGCTAATGATACTTGGGAAATGGTCATGTCACTTGATGGAAAAAGGGCTATTGGTTGTAAATGGGTATACAAAATAAAGCACAAGGCTGATGGAAGTATAGAAAGGTTTAAGGCAAGGCTAGTAGTAAAAGGCTATACACAACAAGCTGGAGTAGATTACACTGAGACATTTTCACTTGTGGTGAAGATGACTACTGTTAGAACACTGATCTCATTGGCTGTTAAGAAAGGTTGGAACCTGTATCAACTAGATGTGAATAATGCATTTTTGCATAGTGATTTACATGAGGAAGTTTACATGGTACCTCCACAAGGTCTTACAACAAGATGTGATAACATGGTGTGcaaattaaagaaatctttGTATGGGCTAAAGCAGGAAAGTAGGCAATGGTATGAGAAGCTAGCAGACAGTCTGTGTTCAAGGGGATATCAGTATTCAGACAGTGACTATTCCTTGTTCTACAAGAAGAAGGGGAGTTCCTTGGTATTTGTTGCTACATACGTGGATGATATAATCATGACTGGGAATAATGTTGATGAAATCAATTCCTTAAAGTGTTTCCTGCATGACCAATTCAAAATAAAGGACTTGGGGAAACTACATTACTTCTTAGTCCTGGAAATATTGTATAGAGATGATGGTGTTATTGTTTCTCAAAGGAAGTTCACTTCTGATTTTCTGAAAGATTTTGATTTGTTGAGTTGCAAAATTACTTCATCACCACTTGATTCCACTGAAAAATTGAAGGCCACTGATGGTGAGTTGTTGAGTGAACCTTCTCA is part of the Solanum lycopersicum chromosome 1, SLM_r2.1 genome and harbors:
- the LOC138344048 gene encoding uncharacterized protein, whose translation is MTGTQVGDVASSSTTSRLDFSSPFYPYPLENAGSSLLPGVFDGTGCRSWRRAVLRALSVKSKIGFINGAIVKPISTDPSFMQWERCDDMVTSWILNSLSRELRDSLQYVNNTKELWAILEERYDQTNGCKLYQLQKEINEIVQGTLDITKYYTTMKKLWEEMSTDDINSQCTCVCSCGGKTKLQKAEQDRRLIHFLMGLNEMYTSVRGSILMMNTLPSMAQAFAILCQEEKQREVKPHNHTALDSTSLNAYGQYHNNAGYKGFRIDYSSSKGAGSSSGNNMSRGNSSINRSTLVCDYCKKSGHTRDRCYKLHGYPSNPKFQKGKRTSPAANMCTSDMNAQQSEEEPQMGKQMPINLSKDHYEQLLNILGNVQTGGFNSDNSNSMMNGAVNLADSGASHHMTYDKTTLTNIRTLPYPFLISLPNGYKVKVTQGPSLKSPLELGKAKNGLYFLCQKCHNCCKSAEKKSSHSSCHLVSKFHNVSSTHKDKFEPRAIPHIFVGYPFNTKGYKVLNLATRKVHTSRDVVFHERMFPFVHVPDDDSSFSSVLKMLTHSANMPCMPGKTNIFATDEMLDNLTPHEVTENQVTNIANIHETTSADSTTQEPRRTSKTINTPSYLKDYTYTLPKLHSLNTFVSHNNHVCFNSLCSDSQQLVTTISHECEPNTFEEAILHPAWHKP